The window AATTATAGTAAATAAATTATTTTTTTTTAAAAATTTAAAAAATAATTTAGAAAAATTGAAAGAATAATATTTTACATTCATATATTAAATATTATTTTTGTATTAAAAAATCATATTTTAATTTTCACATATACATAATTTAAAATTATTTAAAAATAACATTTTTATTTTATTATTAAAAGGTTTTTAGATATGCCTAAAATTACTTTTTTACCACATAAGTTTTTATTACCGAAAGGTGGTATCTTTCATGGAAATACAGGTGAAACTATTTTAGATGTAGCGTTACGGAATAATATTAAAATTAATCATGTATGTGAAAGATCTTGCGTATGTACGACATGTCACTGTATTGTAAGGAAAGGTTTTTTGTCTTTATCTGTTTGTGAAGATAAAGAAGAAGATATCTTAGATAAAGCATGGGGATTAGAATTAGAAAGTAGATTAAGTTGCCAAGCAAAATTAGGTAATGAAGATATCGAAATAGAAATACCATACAATAATATGGAAAATGGATGATAATTTTTTAATTAATCTAAAAATGTTTGAGTTATAAAAATAAAAAATAACTTAAAACATTATTAGATTAATTTTTCAATTTTTGTAAGGATTAATATTATCTTTAAAATATAAGTTGATTGATGATCCTATTAATTCTAATTTATTTTGAAAGTAATTTTTTAAATATTTTTTGTAAGATTGA of the Buchnera aphidicola (Pemphigus immunis) genome contains:
- the fdx gene encoding ISC system 2Fe-2S type ferredoxin produces the protein MPKITFLPHKFLLPKGGIFHGNTGETILDVALRNNIKINHVCERSCVCTTCHCIVRKGFLSLSVCEDKEEDILDKAWGLELESRLSCQAKLGNEDIEIEIPYNNMENG